The nucleotide sequence AGGCCTGAAGGAGAAGTTATGGGACATGCCAGTCTAGGCCTGAAGGAGGAGAGTTGATGGGACATCATCTAGCTGAAGGAGGACGTTGATGGACATCCATCTGCGGCTGAAGAGGAAGTTATGGACCCATCTAGCCTGAAGGAGGACGTTATGTGGACAGTCCAATCTTACCTGAATGGAGACGTTATGGGACATCCGATCTAGCCTGAAGGAGGTAAGTGTATGGACATCCATCTGCCTGAAAGGAGGAAGTTATGGGACATCCATTAGCCTGAAGGAGGGAAGTTATGGGACATCCATCTAGCCTGAAGGAGAAGTTATGTGACATCCATCTAGCCTGAGAGGAAATTATGGGAAATCCATTGCTAGCCTGAAGGAGGACGTTATGGGACATCCATTCTGCCTGAAGGAGGAAGGTTATGGAATGCCATCTGCCCTGAGGAAGGAAGAGTTATGGGACATCCCATCTAGCCTGACAGAGGAAGTTTATGGGACATCCATCTAGCCTGAAGGAGGACGTTATGGACATCCATCTACCTGAAGGAGACGTTTATGGGACAATCCATCTAGCCTGAAGGAGGAGGTTATGGGACATCCAATCTAGCCTGAAGAGGGAGTTATGGGTCATCCCATCATAGCCTGAAGGACGTTACTGTGAGCATCCATCTAGCCTGACGGAGGACGTTATGTGACATCCATTGCCTGAAGGGCGTTATGGACAATCCATGCTTAGGCCTGAAGGAGGGACGTTTTATGGGACATCATCTAGCCTGGAAGAGAAGTTATGGGACATCCATGTAGGCCTGAAGGAGGCGTTATGGGACATCATCTAGCGCTGAAGGAGGAAGTTGGATGGGACACCATCAGCCTGAAGGAGAACGTTATGGACATGCAATCTGAGCCTGAAGAGGAGTTATTGACATCCATCGAGCCTGAAGGAGGACCTTATTGGGACATTCCATCTAGCCTGAAGGAGGAATATGTGACATCCATCTAGCCTGAAGGAGGACGTTATGTGAGCAGTCCATCTGCCTGAAAGGAGGAAGTTTATGGGACATCAGTTCTAGGCCTGAAGGAGGACTTATGGACATCGAATCTAGCCTGAAGGAGCGTGTATGGACATCGCATCTAGCCTGACAGGAGGACGTGTATGGCGACATCCATCAGCCTTGAAGGAGGAAGTTATGGACAGTCCATCAGCCTGAAAGGAGGACGTTAATGGGCATCCATCTAGCCTGAAGAGGAAAGTTATGTTGACATCCATCTAGCCTGAAGGAGAAGTGATGGACATCGCATCTAGCCTGCAAGGAGAAGTTAGTGGTGACAATCGAATCTAGCCTGAAGGGAGAAGTTATGGACATCCATCTGACCTGAAGGGAGGACTTATGGGACATCGCATCTAGGCCTGAAGGAGGAAGATTATGGGAATCCATCTAAGCCTGAAGGAGGACGTTATGGGACATCCGTTCATCTTCTAGGAaaccagaacgcgtctcctttcctgAGCGGGTATGACGGCCTGCGTGgtccatagtgtttatacttgcgtactattgtttgtacagatggaacgGGTACCTTCATTGGCGTTTGGGAAAATtgtcccaaggataaaccagactcgGAGGTTCTACAATTTCCGTTTTGTAATAGGTCTGTTGAGGCTTGATTTCTTTagtattcccatgatgtcatgagCAAGAGGCACTGCACGTTTTGAAGGTAAAGCCTTGAAACTAcatgcacaggtacacctcaattgactcaaaatgatgtcaattgagCCTTATCAGAAGCGTCTCTAAATCTGACATCTATTCTGgagatttttccaagctgtttaaaggcacagtcaaacgtTAGTGATATgttacttctgacccactggaattttgatacagtgaattataagtgaataagcGTCTatttggaaatattacttgtgtcatgcaaaattAGATGTCGGCTAACCGACTGCCAAAACggtatagtttgtaaacaagacgATTTTGGAGTAGTAGAACAATCGAGTTATTAGTATGCTTAAGTGTTATACTGTCTGACTTCACTTGTAAATGTGCCAGGGAAAAAACTTTCTAAGCCAAAACTCGATTATCATAACTGGCTTACAGAACCTAAATCGTATGTGTCACCATATCAACTAAGaagtaacgtcctagtcaacatagctaatagaactaacgcgtgtAGTTAACctgtacaatcatgcagtaagtTGCAGTGTACAGTCAGTTTACACCAGTGGgtccccggtggcaataaattgtTAAAACCTAAAgccttaccttgacttggaaggtACCCAGGGGTTGTGTTGAAAGTCAGAGCCAGCACTAAGCATGCAGTCGCCTCTgttattagccagctagctaaaattagcaGCCCTGTGTATAGCacactagctaacatagcatccctcttgtatagccagctagctaaatagctagtATGTTATGCCAGCCAGCACTAGCATCCCTCATGTTATAGCCAGCTAGCGTAATGCATCCTATACTGTTATAGCCAAgccagctaacatagcatcccttgtTATAGCCAGCTAGACTAACATCAGCATCTAATTGTTATAGCCAGCAGCTAACATGCATCCCTCTATGTGTATAGCCGAGACTTAGACTAACGAGCATCCCGTCTGTTTATAGCCAGCCTAGGCGAACATGCTCCCTTGAAATATGGATAAGCCACTAGCTACCATAGCATCCTCTGTTTAGCCAGAGCTAACCATTAGCATCCCctgttatagccagctagctaacatagcatccctctgttatagccagctagataacatagcatccctctgttatagccagctagctaacatagcatccctctgttatagccagctagataacgtagcatccctctgttatagccagctagctaacatagcatccctctgttataGCCAGCTAGATAACGTAGCATCCCTCTGCTTGAGCAGGTTGTTTCAGTAGGCCAAACTAGCGAGCTgcgtttgctagctaagtaagtgaaactgaaagtgaaaagaaaagacaacctctctctctctctcgcttctccttcatttttgaagaaatgtatttgttcaaactgttcaactattgtctttctctctgaatcaactactcaccacatgttatgcactgcagtgctagctagctgtagcttatgctttcagtactagaatcattctctgatcctttgattgggtggacaacatgtcagttcatgctgcaagagctctgataggttggaggaggtcctctggaagttgtcataattactgtgtaagtctatggaatggggtgagaaccacaagcctcctaggttttgtattgaagtcaatgtacccagaggaggacggaagctagctgtcctccagctacaccatggtgctaccctacagagtgctgttgaggctactgtagaccttcattgtaaaacagtgtgttataaattatttggtgacgtgaatatatttagtatctaaaaaggataactttttaaatgttWaaaaaatatatttttttatgaaattcactgaggaggatggtcctccccttcctcctcggtGGAGCCTCCATTGCTCTGCTCCCGTTCTTTATTTTCTCTcgttctttattttctctctattttctgCATGTCTAAATACATCGTATTCTCTCGCCTCCTGTCTTTCTCCAGGGTCAGTCTGTAGATCACGACCAGTTCTCTTCAGACCCGTCCATGTTGTTGGACCAGAAGCCTCCAGTGTACGGCCAGCAGCACCAGCAGGACCCCTCACCCGGCTCCCATCTAGCCCAGAGAGGATACCACGACCCTGGGTCCGGCAGACCCATGCAGGACCCCCCACCCAGCTCCCATCTAGCCCAGAGAGGATACCACGGCCCTGGGCCCGGCAGACCCATGCAGGACCCCAcaggtagggctgggaattggcAATCAGGGACTTCACAATTCAATATTATCACGTTACGCGGATCACGATTCAATCCATATTGCGATTTGTATATCACGATTTTACATGTATTGCAATTCGACACTGCGATGTCTTATTGCGATTTGATATTCTGAACATCACTATATTGTTGctgcagagagaccagagagccatgagaaaattataacttttacattttttatgatcGTTACCTTGGCTCAGAGTAATCGTGATTCTCAACTAATCGATTCTCAACTGAATGGATCCCCCCCCCCAGGGCAAGGCTTCCACCCCATGGCTGGCCAGATGGGCCCCAGACCAGGATACCCCATCATGAGGATGCAGCAACGACCAGGGCTGAGGCCCCAAGGGGTGCTTCCTAACCAGCCTAATACACTGAGGTTACAGCTGCAGCACCGGCTACAGGTACAACAggtactgagacagacagacggacagacacagacagggacagacagagacagaacagagacagaacagagacagaacagagacagaccagacagagacagaccagacagaccagacagaccaagacagacagacgagacagacagacagacctagacGAGACCGAGACCAGAAGATcaacgacagacgacagacagacaacaagacaaGACAGAAGACATTGACAgatagaacacagacagacagacagacagaacaagacaggaaacagacaagagacacagacagaagcaGAGGCAAGAAACACGACAAGCATGCGACGATAGCGACGACAATCACGACAGAGACTGGACAAGCAAACACTGACAACGACgtacagaaacaaacacacaccgcaAACAACTACGACACGACAGACAgcccacaaaaacactacacacacacacacaaacaacaacacaccacagaaAAAGCATCAGACACGCCactgacacaaaaacacactaAACACTAGACAGACAAGACGGagatacagtacagacagacagagacacgacAGACAAAGACTAGATGAACAGACACGAGACGACAGACaacaagacagagacacacacatgacagacagacagacagacaaaacagacacGCCACAGAAGACAaaaaaagcacaacacacaccacaccaccagacacaacacacacaccacactcaaacacacacacagcacaacaacacacaacaacacccgaACAATTGTGTGGCTGGGTGTTTCATTTTTTTATAAGTTTAAAAAAACCGAAGGGAGAACACGAGCGACACCATGAGTGATTGCTGGGGTTGTCTTTTATTAAAAATTTATTTCCACCGCCCAACACACATCGCACACTCAAAAACACCCAAgggtaacaaaaaccagaaatatagAAAAACCACCAATAGTACGTATGCGTGGTTGTTGTGATTTAAATTATTAAAGTAGAAATTTAAATATCAAAACCCACTTGTGTGCTgctttgaaaaaaaataaaaactaaaaaaaaaaaaaaccctggtGTGCtggttttaaaaaaaagaataaaaaaaaaaataaaaaaaaaaaaaccagaaTGTGTGGTGATGTTAANNNNNNNNNNNNNNNNNNNNNNNNNNNNNNNNNNNNNNNNNNNNNNNNNNNNNNNNNNNNNNNNNNNNNNNNNNNNNNNNNNNNNNNNNNNNNNNNNNNNNNNNNNNNNNNNNNNNNNNNNNNNNNNNNNNNNNNNNNNNNNNNNNNNNNNNNNNNNNNNNNNNNNNNNNNNNNNNNNNNNNNNNNNNNNNNNNNNNNNNNNNNNNNNNNNNNNNNNNNNNNNNNNNNNNNNNNNNNNNNNNNNNNNNNNNNNNNNNNNNNNNNNNNNNNNNNNNNNNNNNNNNNNNNNNNNNNNNNNNNNNNNNNNNNNNNNNNNNNNNNNNNNNNNNNNNNNNNNNNNNNNNNNNNNNNNNNNNNNNNNNNNNNNNNNNNNNNNNNNNNNNNNNNNNNNNNNNNNNNNNNNNNNNNNNNNNNNNNNNNNNNNNNNNNNNNNNNNNNNNNNNNNNNNNNNNNNNNNNNNNNNNNNNNNNNNNNNNNNNNNNNNNNNNNNNNATGTTCTACCTGCTCTGCCTTCACACACCATTAACCACAACCtgttaccacacacacaacacaacagacacaaaacacacacacacacacacacaaaacacacacaaaacacacacacaaaacacagacacaaaacacagacacaaaacacacacaaaacacacacaaaacaaacacacacacaaaacacacataaaacacacacacacacaaaacacacacagcttagACAGATGTTTTGGCAGGTTATCACTGTGGGCTTGATGTTTTGGCAGGTCATCACTGTGGGCTTGATATTTTAGCAGGTTATCACTGTGGGCTTGATGTTTTGGCAGGTTATCACTGTGGGTTTGATGTTTTGGCAGGTTATCACTGTGGGTTTGATGTTTTGGCAGGTTATCACTGTGGGTTTGATGTTTTGGCAGGTCATCACTGTGGGCTTGATGTTTTGGCAGGTCATCACTGTGGGTTTGATGTTTGCCTATAATGGTTGAATAGCAAGTTGGTCTTGGTGCACTGGCTCTGCTGGTTAATCAGTAGAATGACAGGGAATTATACAAATGAATGTATCATCATTGTTTAGCCAGCTAGTAGGCTAGCTACTCCTTTCAAAGTGTTTATTGTTATCATGCCTGTTAACCTTTTCTCCTCAGAACCGACAGCCAATGATGAACCAGATGAGTGGCGTGTCCAATATGAACCAACCTCTACAGTCCAACAACCCCAACCAGGTAACTGGGATTATATATCAAAATGAACCTCTACAACCCAACAACCCAACCAGGTAACTGGGATTATATATCAAAATGAACCTCTACAGTCCAACAACCCAACCAGGTAACTGGGATTATATATCAATATGAACCTCTACAGTCCAACAACCCAACCAGGTAACTGAGATTATATATCAACATGAACCTCTACAACCCAACCAGGTAACTGAGATTATATATCAACATGAACCTCTACAGTCCAACAACCCAACCAGGTAACTGAGATTATATATCAATATGAACCTCTACATCACACAACAACCCAACCGAGGTAACTGAGATTACTATATCAATATGGAAACTCTACAGACCCAACAAACCCAACCAGTAACTGCGGATTTAGATACTCAATGAGAACCTCTACAGTTCCAAACAACCCCAACAGGCTAACTGAGATTATTATACTCAATATGAACCTCGTACAGTCACAACCCAACCAGGTAACCCTGAATGTATATATCAATAGGAAGCTTCTACACAGTCCCAACAAACCCAACCAGGTTAACTGGGATTAATAATCAATATGAACCTCTACAGGTCCAACAACCCAACCAGGGTACTGGGATTATATTATCAATATGACCTCTCTACACGTCCAACAACCCAACTCAAGGTAACTGGGATTATATATCAATATGAACCTCTGACACCCAACAACCCAACCAGGTAACTGATGGACTTATATTCAATAGAACCACTACAGCTCCAACAACCCAACCAAAGTTAACTGGGATTATATTATCAAGTTCATGAGACCCTTACAGTCCAATAACCCCACCAGGTAACTGGGATTATCATATCAATATGCGACCTCTACATGTCAAACAACCCAAACCAGCGTAACTCGGCGATTACATATCAATATTGAACCTCTTAACAACCCAACCAGTAACTGGGATTATATATCAATATGAACCCTCTACAGGTCCAACCAAACCCCAACCAGGTAACTGAGATCTATATATCAACATGGAACCTCTACACGTGCAATCAACCCAACCAGGTAACTGGATTAATGTCAACTGAACCTCTAAACAGGGGTCCACAAACCCACCACGGTAACTGGGATTATATATCAACCATGAACCTTCTACACGTCCAACAACCCCAACCAGAGTATACTGCAGATTATATATCAATGATGAACTCTCTTACAACCCAACAACCGCCAACCAGCGTAAACTGGGAGTATATAGTCATATGAACCTTCTACAGTCCAATCCACAGGTAACTGAGTTATATCATCAATAGTTGAAAACCTACAATACGCCCAAACAACCCAAACCAGGTAACTGAGGTTACTATATCAATAGGAACCTCTACAGTCCAACAACCCAACCAGGTCAACTTAGATGATATATCAAGACTGAATAACCCTTCTACAGTCCAACACCCCACCAGCGTAACTGAGATTAGTATATCAATTATGAACCTCTACAGTCAAAACCCCAACCACGGTAACTGAGATGGTATATATTCAATATGAACCTCTACACCCAACCACGCGTAACTGCGATTGTTATAGATCAATATGTACCCTCGTACAGTTCAACAACCCAACCAGGCTAACTGGGATTATATATCAATATGAACCTTCTACAGTCCAACAACCCACCAGGTAAACTGGGATTGATATCATCAATGATGCAACCTCGTACAACCCAACCAGGTAACTGGATTATTATCAATATGGACCTCGTTAGCAGTCCAACAACCCAACCAGGTAACTGGGATTTATATATGCAATATGCAACCTCTACAGTCCAACAACCCAACCAGGTAACTGGGATTATATATCAATATGAACCTCTACAGTCCAACAACCCAACCAGGTAATTTACATAACCTTTTTGTAAGAAACATTTAGTTAaatccctttctccccctctccctccagggGACCATCAATGCTCAGATGTTAGCCCAGCGGCAGCGGGAGCTGCTCAGTAACCATCTCAGACAGCGACAACTGGAGCaccagagacaacaacaacatcaacaacagcagcagcagaggaacATGGTGATGAGAGCCCAGGGACTCAACCTACCTCCCAATATGGCCGCCGCCAACATGGCCGCAGCTGCTGCAAGTGGCCTATCAGGAGGGCTGATTAACCCCCGGATCCCCCAGACCACCAACCCCCAGCAGTTCCCCTTCCCACCCAGCTACGGTACCAGTACAGGCCCAGCCCTGGcttcaccccctcctcctcacccctctaccagccccttctcctcccccctctcccccagcctgccctcctctctccgcACCCTGCatggctctccttcctcccagatgatgatgatgatggcgggTGCAGGACAGTTTGGGGCTGTAGTCAGCCCTCATATACAGCAGCTCAGTGCCTTTCAGTTCCCAAACTCAGGTACTACTGCTTTATAACCCACTAACCataacccgtgtgtgtgtgtgttagggttggtcggtataccgtatataccgtaCACCGGGGTATTCACATATCATCAATATACTATTTGTTCGTTTGACTTTTTACCCCTAATTTCatcatatccaattggtagttacagtcttgtctcatcgctgcaactcccgtacggactcgggtgaggcgaaggtcgaaagccatgcgtcctccgaaacacaaccctgccaagccgtactgcttcttgacacactgcccccTTTAACCCGGGAAGCcggccgcaccaacgtgtcggaggaaacatctcacggatctcccggtcgcggccgactgggacacagcctgggatcgatccagggtctgtagtgacgatgcaatgtcttagaccgctgcgccactccggaggctgcattcaatatactttaagtaaatacctacagtcaacttgtgcaatacgctAAGAGATCAAGCAGATTGCGTTCTTKATTTCACCGGTCACATCATTTTGCATTATGTAGCTTAtcatagttccccagaacagttgagccagtcacgtgtttgttgtGAAGAGGAAGTGGGAGCTGATYAGTCCACAGAGTTCTACAGTATTTCTATTGGTTAGCCTCTCTGTTGTGCGACACACACACGAGGTGATGAAGTTACTCTACATGCAATTCACcactaaatgtttgccatcagatacagtgcattcagaaagtattcagaccccttgactttgtccacattttattacgttacagccttattctaaaatttattaaatcgtttttttcccttatcaatctacatacaataccccataatgacaagtcaaaaacacgttttcaggtatttttgcaaatatatatatatataaaaaaaaagggaaatatcacatttacataagtattcagaccctttactcagtactttgttgaagcacctttggcgtcgattacatcctcgagtcttcttgggtatgacgctacaagcttgacatacctgtatttggggagtttctcccattcttctctgcagatcctctcaagcactgtcaggttggatggggagcgtcactgcacagctattttcaggtctctccagagatgttcaatcgggttcaagtccgggctctggctgggccaRtcatggacattcagagacttgtcccgaagccagtcctYTGTTGTCtcggctgtttgcttagggtcgttgtcctgttggaaggtgaaccttcaccccagtctgaggtcctgagcgctctggagtaagttttcatcaaggatctctctgtactttgcttcgttcatctttgccgcaatcctgactagtctcccagaccctgccactgaaaaaacatccccacagcatcatactgccaccaccatgcttcaccgtagggatggtgccaggtttcctccagacatgacgcttggcattcaggccaaagagttcaatgttggtttcatcagaccagagaatcgtgtttctcatgttctgagagtcctttaggtgccttttagcaaactccaagtgg is from Salvelinus sp. IW2-2015 unplaced genomic scaffold, ASM291031v2 Un_scaffold3041, whole genome shotgun sequence and encodes:
- the LOC112075230 gene encoding nuclear receptor coactivator 2 isoform X2, coding for MLLDQKPPVYGQQHQQDPSPGSHLAQRGYHDPGSGRPMQDPPPSSHLAQRGYHGPGPGRPMQDPTGQGFHPMAGQMGPRPGYPIMRMQQRPGLRPQGVLPNQPNTLRLQLQHRLQNRQPMMNQMSGVSNMNQPLQSNNPNQGTINAQMLAQRQRELLSNHLRQRQLEHQRQQQHQQQQQQRNMVMRAQGLNLPPNMAAANMAAAAASGLSGGLINPRIPQTTNPQQFPFPPSYGMSQQPDGGFGGPTTPQSPLLSPRMVHAQSPIMQQQGQGNAAFQGLPDINGWPPQGNMGGNMGGNSMFSTQQSPPQFTQQQQTNGGAAMYNGNGMNHNVSMATNASMGQMAGQMDVTSPEITSMGQEPKYC
- the LOC112075230 gene encoding nuclear receptor coactivator 2 isoform X1, whose translation is MLLDQKPPVYGQQHQQDPSPGSHLAQRGYHDPGSGRPMQDPPPSSHLAQRGYHGPGPGRPMQDPTGQGFHPMAGQMGPRPGYPIMRMQQRPGLRPQGVLPNQPNTLRLQLQHRLQVQQNRQPMMNQMSGVSNMNQPLQSNNPNQGTINAQMLAQRQRELLSNHLRQRQLEHQRQQQHQQQQQQRNMVMRAQGLNLPPNMAAANMAAAAASGLSGGLINPRIPQTTNPQQFPFPPSYGMSQQPDGGFGGPTTPQSPLLSPRMVHAQSPIMQQQGQGNAAFQGLPDINGWPPQGNMGGNMGGNSMFSTQQSPPQFTQQQQTNGGAAMYNGNGMNHNVSMATNASMGQMAGQMDVTSPEITSMGQEPKYC